In a genomic window of Salvelinus fontinalis isolate EN_2023a chromosome 7, ASM2944872v1, whole genome shotgun sequence:
- the LOC129859532 gene encoding quinone oxidoreductase-like protein 1 isoform X1: MKGLYCKVGETAAEAKFVIQETNVPSALGSNQVKVQVKACALSPLDLKLHEDLKFQRDLVPVGREIVGIVLQVGPKVTFFQPDDEVVGILPLDTAMSGLCDAVVINENHLVQKPEKLRWVEVAGAIRDGLRAYTALHTLARMASGHTLLVLDGASPFGVLSIQLAHYHGVKVLASALSSEDQKFLEQLRPSIGVRESLVARVIGVWDAKVDLVDSCLEETGGLGVDIVIDSGVRLHEEEPEARCLLPYKHDIITLLGVGGHWVTTEQNLQLDPPDSRSLFLKAASLSFLNEEVWGASSARQGRYLHIMKDIVEKLSTGTLRPQLEDPVPLYDATVSMEMVQKKQVRKRLVIQL; the protein is encoded by the exons ATGAAAGGGCTTTACTGTAAAGTGGGTGAAACCGCTGCAGAGGCGAAATTTGTCATCCAGGAAACG AATGTACCCAGTGCCCTCGGTAGCAACCAGGTCAAAGTGCAAGTGAAGGCATGTGCCCTTAGTCCACTGGATTTAAAA CTCCATGAGGATCTAAAGTTCCAAAGGGACCTGGTGCCAGTAGGGAGGGAGATTGTTGGGATCGTCCTCCAAG TTGGGCCTAAGGTGACCTTTTTCCAACCTGATGATGAAGTTGTAG GAATTCTGCCCTTGGATACAGCGATGTCTGGTTTGTGCGATGCTGTTGTCATCAACGAGAATCATCTTG TGCAGAAGCCAGAGAAATTGAGATGGGTCGAGGTGGCAGGGGCCATTCGGGATGGACTCCGGGCCTATACAGCCCTCCATACCCTAGCCCGTATGGCATCCGGACACACACTGCTGGTGCTGGATGGAGCCAGT CCCTTTGGAGTTCTGTCCATCCAGCTGGCCCACTACCATGGGGTTAAAGTCCTGGCGTCAGCTCTGTCCTCCGAAGACCAGAAGTTCCTGGAGCAGCTTCGGCCCAGCATCG GAGTGCGAGAGTCTCTTGTAG CCAGAGTGATAGGTGTGTGGGATGCCAAGGTGGACCTGGTGGATTCCTGTTTGGAAGAGACGGGCGGTCTAGGGGTGGACATTGTCATTGACTCTGGAG TGAGATTGCATGAGGAGGAGCCAGAGGCCAGGTGTCTTCTGCCCTACAAGCATGACATCATCACCCTGCTCGGGGTCGGAGGTCACTGGGTTACAACTGAGCAAAACCTGCAG CTGGACCCTCCAGATAGCCGCAGCCTCTTCCTGAAGGCCGCCTCCCTGTCCTTCCTCAACGAGGAGGTGTGGGGGGCATCCAGTGCCCGCCAGGGGAGGTACCTCC ACATCatgaaggatatagtggagaagCTTTCCACTGGGACCTTAAG GCCCCAGCTAGAGGACCCAGTGCCTTTGTATGATGCCACAGTTTCCATGGAGATGGTGCAAAAGAAACAAGTCCGGAAGAGGTTGGTTATTCAACTCTGA
- the LOC129859532 gene encoding quinone oxidoreductase-like protein 1 isoform X2 — MKGLYCKVGETAAEAKFVIQETNVPSALGSNQVKVQVKACALSPLDLKLHEDLKFQRDLVPVGREIVGIVLQVGPKVTFFQPDDEVVGILPLDTAMSGLCDAVVINENHLVQKPEKLRWVEVAGAIRDGLRAYTALHTLARMASGHTLLVLDGASPFGVLSIQLAHYHGVKVLASALSSEDQKFLEQLRPSIARVIGVWDAKVDLVDSCLEETGGLGVDIVIDSGVRLHEEEPEARCLLPYKHDIITLLGVGGHWVTTEQNLQLDPPDSRSLFLKAASLSFLNEEVWGASSARQGRYLHIMKDIVEKLSTGTLRPQLEDPVPLYDATVSMEMVQKKQVRKRLVIQL, encoded by the exons ATGAAAGGGCTTTACTGTAAAGTGGGTGAAACCGCTGCAGAGGCGAAATTTGTCATCCAGGAAACG AATGTACCCAGTGCCCTCGGTAGCAACCAGGTCAAAGTGCAAGTGAAGGCATGTGCCCTTAGTCCACTGGATTTAAAA CTCCATGAGGATCTAAAGTTCCAAAGGGACCTGGTGCCAGTAGGGAGGGAGATTGTTGGGATCGTCCTCCAAG TTGGGCCTAAGGTGACCTTTTTCCAACCTGATGATGAAGTTGTAG GAATTCTGCCCTTGGATACAGCGATGTCTGGTTTGTGCGATGCTGTTGTCATCAACGAGAATCATCTTG TGCAGAAGCCAGAGAAATTGAGATGGGTCGAGGTGGCAGGGGCCATTCGGGATGGACTCCGGGCCTATACAGCCCTCCATACCCTAGCCCGTATGGCATCCGGACACACACTGCTGGTGCTGGATGGAGCCAGT CCCTTTGGAGTTCTGTCCATCCAGCTGGCCCACTACCATGGGGTTAAAGTCCTGGCGTCAGCTCTGTCCTCCGAAGACCAGAAGTTCCTGGAGCAGCTTCGGCCCAGCATCG CCAGAGTGATAGGTGTGTGGGATGCCAAGGTGGACCTGGTGGATTCCTGTTTGGAAGAGACGGGCGGTCTAGGGGTGGACATTGTCATTGACTCTGGAG TGAGATTGCATGAGGAGGAGCCAGAGGCCAGGTGTCTTCTGCCCTACAAGCATGACATCATCACCCTGCTCGGGGTCGGAGGTCACTGGGTTACAACTGAGCAAAACCTGCAG CTGGACCCTCCAGATAGCCGCAGCCTCTTCCTGAAGGCCGCCTCCCTGTCCTTCCTCAACGAGGAGGTGTGGGGGGCATCCAGTGCCCGCCAGGGGAGGTACCTCC ACATCatgaaggatatagtggagaagCTTTCCACTGGGACCTTAAG GCCCCAGCTAGAGGACCCAGTGCCTTTGTATGATGCCACAGTTTCCATGGAGATGGTGCAAAAGAAACAAGTCCGGAAGAGGTTGGTTATTCAACTCTGA